GATCCTGAGTGACGGGGATGTCTCCGTGGAACGTATCGCTGATCTCGTCGGGCACTCGACACCCACCACCACGCAAACCGTCTACCGGCACCAGATCAGGCCGGTCATCGTTCATGGCGCCGAGACCATGGACGCCGTCTTCGGCAATGGAGATCAAACCGGCTAGTGGCTCCCCGATTGGCTCCCGGAACGACTCAGGCCCCCTATCCTTGATCAAGGAAGGGGGCCTGAACTGTGTGTCCTCAGCTCAACCGAAGCTCCCGCGATAGGACTCGAACCTATAACCTGCCGGTTAACAGCCGGCTGCTCTGCCGTTGAGCTACGCGGGATCGTGCGTCTGCGCACTTCGCCGGGGCTGTTGGGCCCCTTCGCTGTGCGCAGGAATAGATTAGCGCACTCCTGGAGTGCGTGTCGCATCGTAAGCGGGGTAGGGCCGGAGACAGCGGAGGTGCAAGATGCGTTATCGGATGACATTCGCTGCTGGTATGGCGATCGGCTACGTGCTGGGCAGCCGGGCGGGTCGCGAACGGTACGAGCAGATCAAGCGGACGGCGCAGCGTGTCGCCGACAACCCGAGGGTCCAGGAGGTCGCCGGTGTGATGGGCGCCCAGGCGTCGAAGCTGGCGGGAATGGCCCGTTCCAGGGTGGGCGACACGCTGCAGAACCGCATTCCCTTCCTCAGTTCCGACCGGCACGATCCCGACACGGGCACGGGCTGGCCGGATGAGGACGTCGTGGACCGCAAGGCTCGCGAGAGCGGCATACCGTACTGATCATGCGCGCGGCATGGGCGGCTCAGACGCCCATGCTGCGCCGCAACCCCTCCAGGGCCTGCTCGGCCTGCGCACGCAGGCCGGGGTCCTCGGGGTCGAGGCCGTCGTCGAAGACGAAGGTCCAGCCGAGCACCTCGCCGCCGGGCCGGCGCCTGGCCACCAGCCGCACACCGCCCCTTCCGGGCAGCTTGACGTGCTTGTTGACCACGATCGTGGAGTTGACGCGCTCGCGCACGGTCTCGGGCACCAGCCGCGGCTCCGAGATCTGCTCGGCGTGCCACGCGCCGTCCATGGTGAGCACCCGCACCCCCTGCTCGTCCCACGACGCCTTGTCGATCTCCTCGTACGGCACCCGCGTCCCGTCCGTCAGGTAGAGGGCGAGGTTCGTGGCCACCACGTAGCCGGAGGTCGCGCCGGCGGCGTAGGTCAGCACCCGCTCCCCCGGCTCGGTCTCCAGGGACTTGCGCACATCGGCGGGCAGACGGCGGAAAAAGCTCATTCCACCACGGTATCGGCGAGCAGATCGAGGGTGAGCGCCGCACTCCACGAGAAGTCCCGGCACCCGCGCCCGCTGCCGTCGAAGGGGTCGAAGCACTCGCGGAAGCCGGCCTGCCGCACCAGGCGCAGCGTGCAGTTGGTGAGCTGCTGGCCGAGCTGGTCGAGCGAGTGCACGGCCGCGGCCCTGCGCAGCAGCCAGTTGGTGTTCACCCAGGAAGGCCCGCGCCAGTAGCGCGTACGGTCGAACTGGGTGGCGCGGATCTCGCAGCTCGGCACCGGATAGCCGGTGGCCCCCATGAACCTGGCCGACTCCAGCACCTCCACGGCCGCGCGCAGGTGGTCGCTGGGCAGCCCCGGGTCCAGCAGCGGACCGAAGGCGCCCACCGTGCAGACCCGGATCAGCCGGTCGGTCCGCAGGTCGCGGGCGTAGAAGCAGCCGTCCCAGAGGCGGTCGAGCATGGCCTGCCTGATGCGGTCGGCCTGCTCGGCGTGGGGCGCCGGGTCGGCGCCCGCCAGGGGCGCCAGCTCGGCCAGGGCCTGGCAGGAGGCCAGCCAGATCCCGTTGAACATCGGGTCCTCGATCGCGAACGGGTGCTCGTCCCGCAGGTACTCGGCCCGGTATCCGGCGTCCCGGTAGCGCATGGCCAGCCAGACGTAGCGGTCGTGGTCGCTGTCCGGGTGGCGCTCGTCCAGCTCCACGTTGCGATAGCCGTACCTGATCGCGGGCAGCGCGGCCAGCGCGTCGTCCCAGGACGGGCTGTCGTCCATGCCCGACTCCCACGGGTGCACGATCGCGGCCAGGCCCGCGCCGCCGAGGTCGCGGGCCGAGGAGAGGTAGGCGTGCTGGGCGACCAGCGCCGGGAAGGCCCTCCTGACGAACGCGACGTCGCCGGTGTGCCGGTAGAGCCACCACAGGGCCAGCGCGTGCATCGGCGGCGAGGTGAGCCCCGAGGTCAGCACGTGTGGCGCGGCAGCATGCTCCTGCGAGCGCCACACGGAAGGACCAGGGAAGTACGCCTCTCGCGTGTGGAAGACGATGTGCGGCACCATGCCGGTGGCCCACTGCCCGCGCAGCAGGCTGAGCAGCTCGTCGCGGGCCCGGTCGGGCCGGTGCCTGGCCAGGCCGATGACGACGAACGCGGAGTCCCAGCTCCATTGGTGCGGATAGAGACCTGGCGCGGGCACGGTGCCAGTGCCTGTCCAGTTCGCCTCGAGCACGGCCAGCGCCTCGCGCCCGAGCGCGGCATCGTCGACCGCGGGCCGCGCCTCCATCACCCAACTATGCCCGCGGATGCCGCAGGAAGCTATGTCCTCTTGACCCACTTCGTGAGGAGCATGGCGCCCAGCGCCACGGCGCCGATGATGAGGCCCCACTTGAGCAACGTGAGGGCGAGGCCCACGAGGGGGCCGAGGAGCACGAGCGCGGCCACGATCGCCGCGGCGAACAACAGAATTCGTCCCATGTCCGCAACGGTAAGAGATCCTTTAAGCAGATTGCAGGCGAGACAGGGTTGAATCAGGGACAAGTCAGGGGTCTCCCCGACTCTTGGAACCAACCGGCCGAATCCCCCGTTTAGCCGGTAGGACCAAGGGGGCATCGGGGGCCCGCTTCACCGGGGAGCGTGATGAACCTGGGACCACCCATGAGCAGGGAAGGCGTCGAGCACGCACTGCGCGCTCGCGCCGACGAACGTGACCGTATCTCCGGTGACCTGCTCGATCTCGAATCCCACACCACCTACCAGTTGCTCAGAGGAGCCTCCTTACGCGGGGCGACCCAGCGGAGATGGGCCGCGGCGCAGGAGTCGCTGGCCACGCTGTGGTCGCTGAACGACGCGTACCGGGCCGTGTTGCGCGACGCCGAGCAGATCAGGGCCGCCCGCGCCAAGGTGGGCGCCGAGCAGCTGGCGGAGCTGACCGAGCTGCTCGCCGGCGTGTCCGTGGTGCTGCGGGCCGCGGCCAAGCCGGTCGAGCAGCGCTCGCTCCTCCCCCAGCAGGACGAGCGGCTGACCCTCGACCAGACCGTGGCGCGGATGGACGCCGCCTTCCGCGAGGTCACCTCCGCCCTCAATGACATCGACGCGGTGTGGAACGCCGTGCTGCCCCGGCTCGACGGGGCCGACAGCGACCTGCGCCACATCCGCGACCTCGAACGCGACCTCGGCGAGAGCGCGGACCTGACGGCGCACGAGGCCGAGCTGAGGCGGCTGCGCGCCTCGGTCCTCGAAGACCCGCTCGGCGCGCCCGTCGAACAGGACCTCGACCGGCTGGCCCGGCTGCTGGCCGGCTCCCGCGCGGAGCTGGAGCTGGCGCTCACCGTCAAGGCCGAGTACGCACGGCGCAGGGAGGACCTCGTGGCCGCGCTCGACCGGGTCCGGGCGGCCGAGAGCGAGGCCCGGCTGGCCCACGGCGCGGTCGTCGTCAAGATAGCCCTGCCGCCGCAGGCCCAGCCGCGCAGCCGGGCCGAGTCGCTGGCCGCCGGGCTGGACGCGCTCGACGCCTCCGCCGACACTTGGGTGCTGCGGGCCAAGCGCCTGGCGGGGCTGGAGGAGGAGGCCCGCAAGGCCGCAGACCAGTCGCTGGCCACGGCCAAGGCGCTCTACGGCCTGGTGGGCAGGCGTGACGAGCTGCGCGGGCGGCTCGGCGCCTGCCAGGTGATGGCGGTGCGCAAGGGCCTGGCGGAGGACCCCGCGGCCTCCGAACTGTTCGAACGGGCGCGCGTGCTGCTGTGGAGCGCGCCCTGTGACCTGACGAAGGCGGCGGCGGCCGTCGAGACGTACCAGCGCGCGATACACGGAGGTAAGGGATGACCCGCTGCGCGCAGCCCGGCTGCACGGGCACGATCGAGGACGGCTACTGCGACCTGTGCGGCCACTCGGCCGGCGCGCCCGCGCCTCCCTCCCCATCTTCGGTCCCGGTCCAGACCCAGCCGGTGAGCAGGTCGGTCACCTCGCCGGTGAGCAGCGGCCGGTCGCGGGCGGGCAGGCTGGCCACCATCGCCGACCTGCCGTCGGTGCCCTACCGCGACCCGACCACGGCCGTCATGAGCGACCCCGTGGTGCCCGAGGACAAGCGGTTCTGCGCCAACCCGGCGTGCGGGAAGATGGTCGGCCGGTCCAGGGAGGGGCGGCCCGGGCTGACGGACGGGTTCTGCCCGCACTGCCGTACCCAGTTCTCCTTCACCCCCAAGCTGGGCAAGGACGACCTGGTGGCGGGCCAGTACCGGGTGCTGGGCTGCCTGGCGCACGGCGGGCTGGGCTGGATCTACCTGGCCTCCGACGAGAACCTCGACGGCATGTGGGTGGTGCTCAAGGGCCTGCTCAACACCAACGACGCCGAGGCTCTGGCGGCGGCGGAGGCGGAGCGGAAGTTCCTCACGACGATGGACCACCCCAACATCGTCAAGATCCTCAACTTCCAGCGCTCCGGCGGCTTCGGTTACATCGTCATGGAGTACGTGGGCGGCCAGTCGCTCCACGAGCTGCGCCGCCAGGGCCCGCTGCCGCTGCGCGAGACCCTCATGTACGGCAGGGAGATCCTGCAGGCGTTCGCCTACCTGCACGAGCACGGCATGGTCTACTGCGATCTCAAACCGGCCAACGTGATCAGGGTCGGCAAGCGGCTCAAGCTCATCGACATGGGCGCGGTGCTGCCCATCGGCTCGCCGGCGGGCTCCGGCTGGGCCACGCCCGGCTACCACGCCCCGGAGGTCGAGACCGCTTCCGCCGCCGCCACCGCCGACCTCTACACCGTGGCCAGGACGCTGGCGGTGCTGGCCGTCCCGGGCTTCGTCCCGTACGCGAACGGCGTGGCCGCGCCGCTGCCCGACGACTGCGGGCACCCGTCCTTCACCCGGCTGCTGCGCAAGGCGACCGCCGTCAACCCCGCTGACAGGTTCCAGAGCGCGGAGGAGATGGAGGAGCAGCTCATCGGGGTGCTGCGGGAGGTGAGCGCGCTCGAGGACGGCGTGCCGTACCCGGCGCCCTCGCCGATGTTCGGGCCGGAGCGGACCGCGGTGGGCACGGCGCTGTCGGAGGACGGCGACAAGGTGTTCGGGCCGCTCGACCCGGCAGAGGTCGCGGCCGCCCTGCCGGTGCCGCTGGTCGATCCGGCCGACCCGGCGGCGGGCGCGCTGGCCGGGCTGCTCGGCCGCGACAGCAAGGAGCTGATCGACCAGCTCGCCGCGATGCCGCAGACGCCCGAGACGAAGCTGATGCGGGCCAGGCTGCTGGCCGAGGAGGGCGCGGCGGGGGCTCCGGTCGTGCTGAGCGAGCTGGACAGGGAGCTGCCGGGTGACTGGCGCGTGACCTGGTACCGCGGGGTGCTCTCGCTGACCACGCGGCAGACGGACGAGGCCGTGTCGATGTTCGACTGGTGCCTGTCGGCGCTGCCGGGTGAGCTGGCGCCGAAGCTGGCGCTGGCGTTCGCGCTGGAGTGCGCGGGCAAGCCGGCGGCCGGCTGGTACGAGGCCGTCTGGCGGACCGATCACTCCTACGTGAGCGCGGCTTTCGGGCTGGCCAGGTCGGGCCGGATGAGCGTGCTGGACGAGGTGCCGTCCCACTCGATCTACCGGGTGTCGGCGCAGGTGGCGCAGGCGATCTCCGTCGTACGGCGGCCCGATCTGAGCCTGCTCACCACGGCCGACCTCGTGGGCGCGGCCGACCGGCTGGACCGGCAGACCGACCTCCACCCGCGCCGCCGCGACCTGCTCACCGCCGAGCTGCTCACCTCTGCGCTGACCTGGCTCGACGGCCATACCCCGTCGTCCGGCGCGCAACTGGCGGGCGCGCCGTTCACCGAGACGGGGCTGCGCAGGCGGCTCGAGTCGATCTACCGCAAGCTGGCGGTCGCGGCCGAGTCACGCCAGGAGCGCCACGAGCTCATCGACCAGGCGAACGCCGTACGACCGAGGACGTGGTTGTGATGGATCCGCAGCGTAGCGAGGACATCCATCACAACCCTCCGAGCGAAGCTCGGCAATCGGACGCTGCGATGCGGGTGATTTGTCCTGTATGTGAGGCGGCCGTGCTGGAGGGTGAGACCTACTGCGAGGCGTGCGGCCACACGCTCGGCGCGCCGGCCTGCGCGTCGTGCGGTGCGCACGCCGTGGACGCGGAGGGCTACTGCGAGCGGTGCGGCGCCCGCCAGCCCACCGGCAGGGACCATGCGGAGACCGTGCTCGACGGCGGCGCGGCGGCGGCCGTCACGGACAAGGGGCTGCGCCGCAGCCGCAACGAGGACGCGGTGGCGCTGCTCACGTCCGGGGCGAACATCGTGACCGTGGTCTGCGACGGCGTGGGCAGCTCGCCCAGGGCCGACGAGGCGTCCGCGGTGGCCGTCGAGACCGCCTCCGCCGCGCTGGCCAGGGGGCTGCCGCACGATGAGGCGTTCGACCTGGCCGGGCGGGCGGTGGCCAAGCTCGCCACGTCCGTCCACGACGCGCCGGCCAGCACGTACATCGCCGCCGTCGTCGAGGAGGGCCGGTTCACGCTCGGCTGGGCCGGCGACACCCGGGCCTACTGGCTGCCGGACCCCGAGCGAGGCTCGGCAATGACACAGGGTGTGCTGCTGACCGAGGACGACGCGGTCGAGACCGGCGAGATCACCGCCTGGCTCGGCGCCGACGCCGTCGACGTCGCGCCCCACGTACGCACCTTCGCCCCGAAGGAGCCCGGCCTGCTGCTCGTCTGCAGCGACGGCCTGTGGCGCTACCTGGACGGCTACGCCTTCCCCACCACCGGAACCCCCATCGAGATGGCCCGCGAGATGCTGCGCCACGCGCTCGACTCCGGGGGCCAGGACAACGTGACCATCGCCTTGATCCCCTTAGGAGTGACGCATGGGTGACCTGCCCACTTTCACCCTGACCATCGACCAGAACAAGTACCTCCCGACCGACGGCCGCGAGGTGCACGCCATCCTCACGGTCACCTCCACCGGCGGCGTGGTCACGCAGTCCGTGACCGCGGAGGCCGCCGAAGTGATCATCATTGACACGTCCGGTTCGATGAGCGGCGGCAAGATCCGCGAGGCCAGGCAGGCGGCCGCGACCGCCGTGCACACCCTGCGCGACGGGGTCAACTTCGCGGTGATCGCGGGCACGGAGCGGGCC
This genomic interval from Nonomuraea helvata contains the following:
- a CDS encoding YtxH domain-containing protein → MRYRMTFAAGMAIGYVLGSRAGRERYEQIKRTAQRVADNPRVQEVAGVMGAQASKLAGMARSRVGDTLQNRIPFLSSDRHDPDTGTGWPDEDVVDRKARESGIPY
- a CDS encoding amylo-alpha-1,6-glucosidase, whose translation is MEARPAVDDAALGREALAVLEANWTGTGTVPAPGLYPHQWSWDSAFVVIGLARHRPDRARDELLSLLRGQWATGMVPHIVFHTREAYFPGPSVWRSQEHAAAPHVLTSGLTSPPMHALALWWLYRHTGDVAFVRRAFPALVAQHAYLSSARDLGGAGLAAIVHPWESGMDDSPSWDDALAALPAIRYGYRNVELDERHPDSDHDRYVWLAMRYRDAGYRAEYLRDEHPFAIEDPMFNGIWLASCQALAELAPLAGADPAPHAEQADRIRQAMLDRLWDGCFYARDLRTDRLIRVCTVGAFGPLLDPGLPSDHLRAAVEVLESARFMGATGYPVPSCEIRATQFDRTRYWRGPSWVNTNWLLRRAAAVHSLDQLGQQLTNCTLRLVRQAGFRECFDPFDGSGRGCRDFSWSAALTLDLLADTVVE
- a CDS encoding serine/threonine-protein kinase gives rise to the protein MTRCAQPGCTGTIEDGYCDLCGHSAGAPAPPSPSSVPVQTQPVSRSVTSPVSSGRSRAGRLATIADLPSVPYRDPTTAVMSDPVVPEDKRFCANPACGKMVGRSREGRPGLTDGFCPHCRTQFSFTPKLGKDDLVAGQYRVLGCLAHGGLGWIYLASDENLDGMWVVLKGLLNTNDAEALAAAEAERKFLTTMDHPNIVKILNFQRSGGFGYIVMEYVGGQSLHELRRQGPLPLRETLMYGREILQAFAYLHEHGMVYCDLKPANVIRVGKRLKLIDMGAVLPIGSPAGSGWATPGYHAPEVETASAAATADLYTVARTLAVLAVPGFVPYANGVAAPLPDDCGHPSFTRLLRKATAVNPADRFQSAEEMEEQLIGVLREVSALEDGVPYPAPSPMFGPERTAVGTALSEDGDKVFGPLDPAEVAAALPVPLVDPADPAAGALAGLLGRDSKELIDQLAAMPQTPETKLMRARLLAEEGAAGAPVVLSELDRELPGDWRVTWYRGVLSLTTRQTDEAVSMFDWCLSALPGELAPKLALAFALECAGKPAAGWYEAVWRTDHSYVSAAFGLARSGRMSVLDEVPSHSIYRVSAQVAQAISVVRRPDLSLLTTADLVGAADRLDRQTDLHPRRRDLLTAELLTSALTWLDGHTPSSGAQLAGAPFTETGLRRRLESIYRKLAVAAESRQERHELIDQANAVRPRTWL
- a CDS encoding protein phosphatase 2C domain-containing protein, with amino-acid sequence MLEGETYCEACGHTLGAPACASCGAHAVDAEGYCERCGARQPTGRDHAETVLDGGAAAAVTDKGLRRSRNEDAVALLTSGANIVTVVCDGVGSSPRADEASAVAVETASAALARGLPHDEAFDLAGRAVAKLATSVHDAPASTYIAAVVEEGRFTLGWAGDTRAYWLPDPERGSAMTQGVLLTEDDAVETGEITAWLGADAVDVAPHVRTFAPKEPGLLLVCSDGLWRYLDGYAFPTTGTPIEMAREMLRHALDSGGQDNVTIALIPLGVTHG